GCAACCCAAACAAAATCTTCCGGCATCTACGCCGTCACGTTCAAGAGCGGCGATAAGATTCTCTACCAATACGACATAACGCTGGCGATGAAAGGCAACACCGTTGAATCGGGCAGCGGAACGTTCAGTGCAATCAGCGGCACGGGGAAGATGAAGGGCATCGCCGCCAAGGGGACGTGCACGTTTAGCGCGGGGCCGGCTCCGATGACGAACAACTTCACTTGCACCGGAAGCTACTAACCACGCAAGCGACGCAGCTCTCGGCGGCGGAGTTGTGAAGTACGTTCTCTACTACGAATCTGCGGATGACGTGGCGACGAAGGCACCCGCCTTCGCCGCCGCTCACCGCGCTCATTGGCAGAGGTACGTCGCGGACGGCACGCTGCTGATGATCGGCCCATTTGCGAATCCGCAGGAAGGCGCGATGGGCGTCTTCACGACGCGCGAAGCAGCCGAGGCGTTTGCGAGCGCCGATCCGTTCGTGCTCAACGGCGTCATCGCCGGCTGGACCGTGCGGGACTGGGTAGAAGTCGCCGTAGAATAGGCGACGCCATGGCCGACGGTGTCGTAACGTTCCTCTTCTCGGACATCGAAGGCAGCACGGAGCGCTGGGAGCGCGATTCCGCAGCGATGGCGGCGGCGCTGGCGCGCCACAACGAACTCGTGCGCAACGCGATCGAGGCGCACGGCGGCCGAGTCTTCAAAATCGTCGGCGACGCGTTCTGCGCCGTCTTTACCGGCGCGGCCGAAGCGACGGCCGCCGCACTCGACGCCCAGCGCGCGCTCTCCACCGAGGATTTCTCGGCGGTTCGGGGCTTGCGCGTGCGCATGGCGGTGCACT
This sequence is a window from Candidatus Binatia bacterium. Protein-coding genes within it:
- a CDS encoding YciI family protein, whose amino-acid sequence is MKYVLYYESADDVATKAPAFAAAHRAHWQRYVADGTLLMIGPFANPQEGAMGVFTTREAAEAFASADPFVLNGVIAGWTVRDWVEVAVE
- a CDS encoding adenylate/guanylate cyclase domain-containing protein; amino-acid sequence: MADGVVTFLFSDIEGSTERWERDSAAMAAALARHNELVRNAIEAHGGRVFKIVGDAFCAVFTGAAEATAAALDAQRALSTEDFSAVRGLRVRMAVHSGEAEEAEGDYLGPTLNRIARLVAVGHGGQILISHTTADLLQDAGAPENALRDLGMHRLRDLARPIHVFQLAAPELLEAFPP